The sequence TCTCGGCGCGGGACATGGGCAAGCTGATGCGCGTCCTGATGCCGCGGGTGGCCGGGCGCGCCGACGGCAGCCGGGTCAAGGAAAGGGTTACGGCCTTCTTCGCCTGACAGGCACTAGGAGAACACTGCTTTAATCCATGAAGCACCCCGGTGGTACCCCAGCTTGCCTGTTTTGAGTAAGAAGCTTGCCGGGGCCGCCGCTATCAGGATAGCGGCGTGGGGGCATGGGGGCGTAAGCAGACAACCAACGAGCGTACGCGAGTTGTGTTGGTCGCTTAGTTTCTTCATCAAAGCCCCCATGTTAATTTTTAGGGCAGCGGTTTGTGGGAGCACGGCATGGTCCGCGCTCCTTTTTTTGTCCTCTTTTTGATTCAATATGATAAACTATTGCGATAATGCAGGGCTTTCGTCTCTCAAAGGAAATCCCGGCATGTTTTAAGTTCTGGCCTGCTGGAAGCTCCGATTTGCTGGGAGCTCCAATTTGTATGGAAGGGGAGGCGCTGTCCGAGTGTACGAAAAGATTCGGGAGCTTGCGCACGAGTACGGCGAACGTGTCGTGGAATGGCGCCGCAGGATTCATCGGCAGCCGGAGTTGAGCCGGCAGGAGGAGAGGACGTCGGCCCTTGCTGCGGAGGTGTTGTCGGGCCTGGGGCTGGAGGTGCGCTCCCGGGTCGGCGGGCATGGCGTCGTCGGACTGCTGAGGGGTGGTGGTGGAGACGGGCGGACCGTCGCCCTGAGAGCGGATATGGACGCCCTGCCGATGCGCGAGGAGACGGGGCTGCCCTACGCCTCCGAGGTGGACGGCGTGATGCACGCCTGCGGGCACGACACCCACACGGCGATGCTTCTGGGGGCGGCCTGCGTCCTGTCCGAGCTGAGGGATGGGCTGCGGGGGAACGTGAAGTTCATCTTCCAGCCCGCGGAGGAGCTCAACCCCACGGGCGGGGCTCCGGGGATGATCGCGGCCGGGGTCCTGGAGGACCCCCATGTGGACGCCCTCTTTGCCCTGCACGTCTGGCCGGGCTACGAGACGGGCCACATCGTGGCGAGGGCTGGGCCCCAAATGGGGGCCTCCGACCGCATCTATCTGACGGTGGAGGGCAGGACGGCACACGGTTCGGCCCCTCATCAAGGGGTTGACGCCATCGTGATCGCGGCTCAGGTCGTCTCGGGGCTTCAGACCCTGGTCTCCAGGACCGTTGCCCCGCTGGACTCCGCGGTGGTGACGATTGGGACAATCTGGGGCGGGTACCGCTACAACGTGATTGCCGACCGCGTGGAGCTGGAGGGCACGGTGCGTACCCTGGCCCCCGATACCCAGGGTGCCCTTCCGGGGCTCATCGAGCGCACGACGCAGGGAATCGCCAGGGCCCTTGGTGGGGACTGCAAGGTAACTTACGTCAAGGGATATCCGCCCCTGGTCAACGACCCGGAGCTCTTCCGCCTGGCTGCGCGGACCGTTCGGGCCTCGCTGGGCGAGGACAGCATGGTGGAGCTGGAGAAGCCTGGACTGGGAGGCGAGGACTTTTCCTTCTTCGCTCGGGAGCGCCCCGCCCTGATGGCCTGGTTGGGCTGCCGACCCTCCGGGACGCCGCCCGAGGCGATGGCGGTGCTGCACAATACCCGATTCGCCCCCGACGAGGGGTGTTTCCCCTACGGCGTGCGCTTTTTCGCCTCCTGCGCCTGGGATTTTCTGAATGGGGTGATTTAGGGCGATTGATGGAATGATTTGCCCTGCATCTTTTTCACATTCGGTATGTGTCTTCGTTTCAATTCAATCGGCGCTTACCTGAGTCACAGCGCAGGTGATGAGAGTCTGGTATTTATAATGAGAGTCTGGAGGTAAGATCGTGAGCGAGTCCGTAACGAAAGTTGTTCCGAAGCGCAGTGGGTTCGAGAAGTTCATCCGCGGTGTGGAGGTCGTCGGCAACAAATTTCCGCATCCCTTCTGGCTGTTTGTCCTCCTGTCGCTTCTGGTGATGGGGCTCTCGGCCTGGTTCGCGCAGAAGGGGACGTCCGTGACCTATTTGGTGGCCAAGGCGGGCGAGGCGCCCAAGGA comes from uncultured Fretibacterium sp. and encodes:
- a CDS encoding GatB/YqeY domain-containing protein, with the protein product MGKLMRVLMPRVAGRADGSRVKERVTAFFA
- a CDS encoding amidohydrolase, producing MYEKIRELAHEYGERVVEWRRRIHRQPELSRQEERTSALAAEVLSGLGLEVRSRVGGHGVVGLLRGGGGDGRTVALRADMDALPMREETGLPYASEVDGVMHACGHDTHTAMLLGAACVLSELRDGLRGNVKFIFQPAEELNPTGGAPGMIAAGVLEDPHVDALFALHVWPGYETGHIVARAGPQMGASDRIYLTVEGRTAHGSAPHQGVDAIVIAAQVVSGLQTLVSRTVAPLDSAVVTIGTIWGGYRYNVIADRVELEGTVRTLAPDTQGALPGLIERTTQGIARALGGDCKVTYVKGYPPLVNDPELFRLAARTVRASLGEDSMVELEKPGLGGEDFSFFARERPALMAWLGCRPSGTPPEAMAVLHNTRFAPDEGCFPYGVRFFASCAWDFLNGVI